The Alnus glutinosa chromosome 3, dhAlnGlut1.1, whole genome shotgun sequence nucleotide sequence TACAGTTTCTCAGTTAGAAAAACAGGGGCAATTATTAGCTCAAAGACAGTTTTATGATTAGTTAACAAAATAAATGGCCAATAGAGATCAAGATTATTTCACGTCAACCAAGAAGCAATGAATGAAAAGTAGGTGATTCAAGTCTAGAAGTAGGCAAGGACCAAGGTAGAAGCTTTAGTAAGTAATAAAACACAAACATAAAATCATTTGTGCACATAGAATGCAATATTTACATAAACCCATGCAGAGTTAGCAAAGTGCGAGATACAAAATTAATTGAGAGATGATGCAAGGTCCATAGCAGAAACAATATACACTCCTCTAGTCTTTTACTTATTTCCTCAGATTCTCACTATTTTCCCCCACTACAACAGATGTAATAGCCTTTCACTCATCTCTCAGCCCCTTACAGACAAGAGATGCAGCAGCGCacctctctctctgtgtttcttGCACACAAACATGCAGGTGTATGAGCATATCTGACATTGAATGTTGGACTGGACACTACAAGCATTTTAATTACTCTCAGCATAACAATAAACCACCACAGAATTTTTCCGTATTTGGTGCAAAGTGGGAGAGATTCTCAAGCAAGTATGCACATAAGTGCAAGTGCGAGCGCATATTTTTGTATAAGTTCATAAATATACGCTAGTTACAATACCCAGGCTTCCATCCATTGTGGACCTTCAGCACCATCCAGAGCACAGCCAGCTATCGTGCCATCAATCAAAAGCTGCTTCACAACACAATCATCCAGCAATTGACTGCTACCCGTATTCACAATAAATGCCCCTGTGgattgtaaaaaagaaaaaattgttacaaactaaaaaaattagaaaaagaaaaagaaaaaggtgaccCACAAAACTTgcagaaaagaaggatcccaaaTGATGGAAATACATATACCAGGCTTTATATGCTGCAAGCATTCCGCATTAATAATCTGAACTGTTTCATTTGTCAGAGCACAGTGAAGTGAAACAAGGTCACTTGCAGCAAGTAAATCATTAAGAGTATCCATTCTTCGGGCAGCAGGAGGAAACGTTATCGAAGACCTGCTTACTTTTCCTTTTACCTGAGCAGATGTGGTTTAGGAAAAAGTTTCAGAACAAATCCAATTTCATTTACAAAGTAGACAAGGATTAATTTCAACAATGGACCATATACACAGTGATAGAAACACATTGCTTTATTTAAGTAAACACTTCCATAGAGCTCTACAGTAATCcattacttcatttttttttaacctttttatttCAGTTTGATCAATTATAGCATATCATTGTTCTATCCAATATGTACCTCCTCAACATCTGCATAAGCACATTTTTAGCGACTGAAACTTTGATTTGAACTCAGAAGAAACAAAAGCCATGCAACAGGGCATAACTCTAAATATATAAACCCTATCTGATTCTCACTTCATAATCATAAAAGATAAAGCACATATTGAGCTGCGAAAGcatattttcaaacaaaatgtaCCCATTTCCATCTGATTCATAGCCCACTGACATCAAAATGAAGCACATTTTGCTCCAAGTCATCACAAATAAAAGCACACCTAAGTTCACACTTTAGTACTCAATGACTAATCATGAAATTCAAAATCAGCAAAATTTGCTCAAATCCAACTATTTTGAAACACCAAATCTCTATCTCTTATCAAATCCAATCCTCACAAACACCAAAAGAAAGCACATTCTAAGCTACACGAACTCATCAAAAACCaagatttgtaaaaaataaaaaagaaagctatataaatattattagaaCAGAATTGAATCACAATAGTAAAAATTACTGAATGTAAGCAAATTCGAACCTCGTGAACATCAAAATAGAGCACGCTCATCTTGAAGGCTAAGCTCCTCGTAGCCAAAGACCTAGCTGACGCAGATCTACCTACGATCCCCAAAACCAAGCCTCGGCACCGTCGCATTCCGCGGCAAAGCGGCTGCACGGAACCTAGCCATCCCGAAGCTGAGAGCGTCTGCCGCGAGAGCAAATGCGTCCGGCGCAGCAAGCCAAGGAAGAGCGCCATGACCGTGTCAGCGATCTCCTCGGCCCTCGAGGCGTCGACGTGGACGAGGCGGAGGCCGAGGTCGGAGGCGAGAGCGGAGTCAACGGAGCGGTCGGCGGAGCCGAGGCAGAGGATGAGCTGGTAGGGGCGGAGGCGGCGCTGAGCGGCGCGTGGGAGGTACGCGAGGGAGTGGAGGAGAACGGCCGCCGCCGACTCGATCTTCCCCTCGGCCAAGCGGCCGAGCGGCACATGCTCCACGCCTGCCACGCCGGCTAACGAGTCTTGTTCCAAAGCGCAGTCTTCGATGCAGTTTAAGGCCACCACCAAGGGGAGTGGTGGCGCAGGGTTGTTACGGTGGGACATTGCCGTAGAGGATCTAAGATTATTGGTGCTCATCATCGTCGTCCTCTACCACTACTCCTACTACTCTGTTGTTATTGCTCTTTCTTCTCTGGAAAATGAggtggttagggtttatggttgtaatttttgggaattTCTGAGGGTAAGGGGTCGtttttttggttgttcctgCGCTCTTGGAGAGGTAAGAGCTAAGAGCTAAGAGGTGGaagtgtctctctctctctctctctctctctctctctctgggtcCCTCCCTGGCTGAGATCCCACCCTAGTCCTATTTCACAGACAGAGTGTTTCACTCCTACTCTTTCTCCAGGAGGTGCCCTTGGGGATTTTTTTAAATCCCGTTCACGTCCCAATCTTGTTCGCAAAGCGCAACATGTTTCCTTTTTTGGTAATGGTCAGCACTTGCCAAAGcatattcaaatttcaattgtTTCAAGCTGTAGTAGAAAATGCTGGCGGAAAAAAAACACACGCACGCACATATTTTGATTTTGGACTAGATTATGTATGGAGTATGGACCTGCtcgaaaaaaaaagtgaattgtACGAAGTTGCTTAGACATCTCTGAAATTCCCGTTTGGCAACGCTTTTTAGAAAGCGTTTTCAACGTCTAAATACCACAAAAAATAACCCATTTGGCAAATGTTTTAGAAAACATTTCTATGTAAACACTTTTAAGCACAAAAAATAGATTCGAAGAACATTTTTATTAGGCTTTAGATCCTCTCTAAACAGTACTCATTTCAAACAGAAGAAGCTGATTACACTAACGAACTGAAAGAATAATGCGAACCATCAAAAgtttgataaaagaaaagaaaacaaactaaCATTACCATAACAATAGACATCACAGAAAAACATCAAACCACACAAAATTTCTATACAAGACGTGGATAAATAGATATATCTTCACACTTCACAGAATCACAAAGGCAAAGTTACACTTCACAGTCCTATGCTGGCCGCTGAACAAGTCTCTTTTATTTCCCGTTGGCTCAACTGTTGTATGTTCATGTCTCTGAAGGCTGTACTTGTCAAGGATTGAAGCaaaatcatattatattatatccAACTCCATGCTTTATTTGAAACAACAACTTCATGGGGCATAGTATGCAGCTACGGTTGTAGGATGAGAGACTTCGGAAGTGTCTCCAAGAGGTTTACGGAAACAGAGAAACTCCTAACAAAAAACCTATACAGCTACCACCTCACCAACAATAAGCTCATGCCTGACAGGATAATTCAACTAGCTAATGTCCTCCTGCTTCCTCCTCCGAATCTTGAAATCCTTCAGACTTTAAAATCCCAAAAGGTTCCCACACTCCCTTTTACTAAAACCAGAATAACAAACTTCCACTTGAAATGATCCAGAGTTTAGAGAAACCTCCTTCTAAAATTCCTAGTAGTGGCTTGATATGAACGCATGAGAAGTCCAACACCAATTCCAATCCCGAGACACATCCCAAGACCAATTCCAACACCAACTCTAACACCAGCATTAAACCATGAGAGTTGGCCATCCTCACCCACGTACATGTCTTCAGAGTAAAAGCCATGTCCAAGCTTCCCATCAGACTCATAATCATCAGCTTCTGATTCTGTGATCTGCAAAAGCCCCAGCAAGGATATAAATTAgataatataaaagaaattatgttTTATTCTCCCCTGGCCCAAAACTCAGCTAAATTTCAGCTGCTTTCATTCCCTTAACTGGCAATAAATATAAACTGTcaatggaggaaaaaaaaaaaaatcatttgatgTTCTCTAAAGACAGGCTATTTTCACGAACAATTCTATGAAGAAGTTTCAGCAATGCATTTCTGCATTGTATTCTACTTTTTGcaattttaagaacaaaaaactaTTGCTCACTTTTGTCTGTTTTTCTTTTAGGAGTCTCCCCAAATTGATGAAAGCTTCCAAGAGTGAAAGTATTTAAATTATCATATTACCTACAAATTAGAACtcacaatttttcaaatttgaactcccaattttattttattttttttaaaaaaaataactatccCACATTTCCTGGCCCATCTACTAGCATTTtaagaagcttttttttttttttcatttcatttttcgtATCAGAGTTCTTGACTCCCTACAATTCTACACGTGGGCCCTTTTATACTAATATGCTACAATCAGTCTAACAACTAATATGGATCACAACTCATTATTCATCTTGGCCCATTTACAACACATACAACCTAATTACAAAATGCACGCCTGCTAAAAGACCTATTACAGTACCATTAATGTGGCTGACAAGAAGTTGTTAGATCTTGGACCAAAAGATAGGTTAATATTtcccactaaaaaaaatataaatccaGACACTAACAGTCCATTACATTAACATTGTCTTAGTAGACATTGCTAGTTATTGGAAGTTCCCATCATAAACATACATCAAATCTCAGCAAAACAAGATGTTTAAAATTTAGCTGGCATATGGAGAGCTCTCGCAGTCCATCCTATCTAGTACTAAACTAAATACATTCAACACCAGAaatgttatttcttttcctttctaaaCAGATAACAAGGTGCAAGCTGCActatttattgaaaaattgtAACAAGCCACACTCAACGTACAGAGCAAGCAATTTTGTGACAATAAATATGCAACTAAAAgcttgtcaaaataaataaatatacaactAAAAGGTAAAGGAAACAGGGAAAAACATGATAACATAAACTAGCTATCCAAGGAAGTATTTCTTGACAATGACCCTAACAGAGCTGATAAAGTCCCAGATTATATCATATGCTAATATGCCACCAACAACAACAGCCAGTATTAGAATCCATCAATTTTCATTACATTTTGATGCATGCCAGTCCTACAAACATTCATATCTTGTGATTCCAAAATCGGACGAAGACAATCttggtggcattggaaagcttattGCCTTAATCAAAAGGCTACAAATTCATATTGCacgaaattttttaaatttcaacgCTTACTAGTTCAAAATTGTCCATCACTTGAAAAATCTGTTTCAGGAAGCTCGGTAGATGTCTCGGTCGAACTTCGATCGACCAAGATGACCAGGTCCCTTTGGTACTAATTCCCAAGAACCTCAGTCGATGTCTCGATCGACCGAGATTGCTTTAATAGGGATTTTTCGTGCGATATCAAAGCTTGATCGAAGACTCAGTCAACTGAGTTGCGGCATGTCAATTTTGTCTTTTGCTTTTATTAGGACTGCTACCCTAATTCTATTTAAGCCTCTTATAGACGGCTTGGCCGCCAATTTATGTTGTTTATCTCAATTTTTAATAGGAAACACTAggaatgatttttcttttgttttctacaAATCCTTGAAGTTTATTGGTTTTGTGGAAGAATTgtgagttttatttttgttaatccTATGACCCACTACACCACGTTGCATtagttggtatcaaagcctagCTACTTTCCTACCGTAGCATGCAGAGGAGCGCATAGAGGAAACAAACATGCAAGCCTTGGTGAAGGCACGAGGAGATTTCATGTGATGAGCAATTTACGGAATGTTTGCAACGATTGGAGGAGTAAGTTGTTAGGTTTGTTGGTTAGTTTGAGCAGTTTGGAGATCAAACTGGTCCATAAATTGAGGCGCTAACCAAACAATTTGCCACCATGGGTGGTGCACTGCTAACGGGCGTCACTATCAACCAAATCCGCATAATGTGGAGGAGGATGACAAGTTTAGCTTTGAGGAGGCACGATTTCAACGGGTGAAGGTAAGGCTTCATATGCTAGATCAGTTGCTTGCCGCCTTAACTATTGTTAGCAAACCTCAAACTCATATACCAAATCCATCTCATGTGGAGGAGACGAATTTATTGATGAAGAGGAAGTTCAAGATCCTTTTCAATGTTTCGTGGATTGGAATTTCCACCAATTTATGATAATGATGCAATTGTGAAGATCTTGTGGAGGTAAGTTCTTTGTCATATGATCAAGAAGTTGATCAAAATTGGGATACACATCATGTGTTTGATTTCAGTCCAAGGAGTGAAGTATCTTACTTGGGTCTTgaggaaattaattttgttgattttcttggagttgaaaattttctatcaagTTTTCTGTTACGTGCCTCCGTAACGGGGATGGAAGATGGTGATTTGGATGGGGAAGTGCgtgggatagtagggtattcgaggtaccctaggcctcctaaagttaggattattcgagaaaccctaaaaaactcccaAAATCAACTACAAGTGCTGAGTGATAATAATTTTCTGTGTCCTTTATTATGAATTCagactctataaatagagttaCAAGGTAGAGAAGAAGATATGGAAAAGATATAGAATTACATAGGATCCCTTATTCTATGGAATTCTTTCTATAGTGGAATTCTATGGAATTCTTTCTATAGTGGAATTCCCTTATTTATTAATTCCCTATTCTAGTGGGAATTAATATCCCTTATTATTAGGAAATTCTGTCCTTAAGGGATGatttccttcctttcttttcttctccacTCAGCTGAGTGGCTTATTTACTAATTCCCTATTCTAGTGGGGATCAATATCCCTTATTACACCTCCGCTACTACAGCCACCACTTACATAatttaaaccctaatcctaattaCCCTAGGTACGTAACACTCCCCCGTCCTTAAAatggaccttgtcctcaaggtcctaAAAGTGCTGTCAATTGCTGCTGACGTGGAGGTTTAACTCAGCATCACAGACGTTGATTCCCCCAAATCGTAGCTTCCATGTTTCCCTTATCCGCAATCTTCCATTTAGGGGTAGCAAGATCGGGCACCATATTTCTCTCTACTAGATGCCCGGATTTCACGCCGCCAGCTGCTCTAACGTGCGTCCCTTCCCTTCCAGCTGCaacttctttccattttcctCTAGCAGATTCTTGGGTTGAATTCTCCTGCAGCAAAAAAAATCCGGAAATCTCGGGTCCAATCTTCAATCTTCCTCTGCCAGTCAAGCCCGAGCATGCTCCTCTGTCCACCTTGCTCACCGGAAATTGTCGATCATCGGCCGTTATCTCTGCATCCATCACAAAATCGCGTGGAAGCTCGCCCCTGTGCTCGATGGAAAATTCCGGGCTGCCGTGGGTTAAGCCGGAATCGCCCCCCTTTGCATAATCACCGTCTGGCGGACGTCTGGGTGGCCGCCGGTGACCTGAAACGCCATTCGGAGGAGAACCGCGCTCCGTCGGATCCTCTGGATCGCTACCCATCCTCCCGATCCCTGCTCCCTGCCGCTGGCCTGTGCCCGCCACTCTTAGCCACGAACTGGTCTCCTTCCCGAGCCTCTTCCTTGCTGAACACCGAATTGCCGACACCTTGAATTTGAAGCCCCGGTTGTTGGCCCGCCGcacctgcctcttcttcttcggtcCCCTCTTGTCCCAGCCCGTGTCTTTCTTCCCACGGCCCAACCCGTTCACGCCGAACTTAGACACTGCAAGGGGCTTTCTTCTTGCCAGGAAATGTCTTGTTTTGAACCTTGCCCGTTTCCTTCTTCTGGACCAATCAGTGTGAAAGAGGTAGGGTCTCAACGGTGGGGgtggtttttttggtttggtcCTTTGGGTTTGTGGCTGACGGCTGGTGGTCTTGAGGTATGGGGACTGCTGGGCTGAGGAAATCGGGAAAAGGGTGGCTGGGCTTTGAGGTGGTTGATGGCGTGGTTGGTCGATGGGTGAACATGGTGGGAATTTTGGGGGTGTTGGTGGTGGCTGAACTTTCGGTTTGGGCCAAAAGGAGTCGTTCTTTTCGGTTTTGGCTGGGATTTTGGGTGGTGATGGTTTGATCAGTGGTGGTGAGGCTTTATGTGGATTGAAGGGGCTGTGGGTATTGGGCGAAGGTGAGGATAACATATGTGGTTTGTGGCGGGTTTGAGGGCTTGCAATGGTGGGGGTGGCTGAACTTGAAGGCTTTTGGGGTGGTGTTTGTGCCGATGATGGGGGTTGGTCCTCCTTTTGAGAGGAGAtgggttttgtttgatttttgcaTGGTGGTGGGGATGTGGTTTTGGGCAGTGATTGTACTGCCGGGTCGTTTTGTGGTGGAGCTGTGGGTTTAGGCAGTGGGTGTGCTGGGGGGTTGGTTTTTGGTGTGGCTATGGTTTTGGTGAGTTGTTGTCCGGGTGGGTTTGCCAAGGGTGAGGGTAAAGTTTCTGTTGTGGGTTGCTCTTCTATACAGATGACTTTTGGGCAAGATGGGTCTTCTGCATGGGACGGCTGGAGCTTGATGTCACAGGCAGCCATAAGGGTACCCAACATCTCCTCTATATGTTTTGTGCGCTGGTGTACTTCTGCCCAAAATTCGTCGGATAACATGGTTGGCTTAATTGGTCCGGAATCGTAacgtggctctgataccaagttgttaCGTGCCTCCGTAACGGGGATGGAAGATGGTGATTTGGATGGGGAAGTGCgtgggatagtagggtattcgaggtaccctaggcctcctaaagttaggattattcgagaaaccctaaaaaactcccaAAATCAACTACAAGAGCTGAGTGATAATAATTTTCTGTGTCCTTTATTATGAATTCagactctataaatagagttaCAAGGTAGAGAAGAAGATATGGAAAAGATATGGAATTACATAGGATCCCTTATTCTATGGAATTCTTTCTATAGTGGAATTCTATGGAATTCTTTCTATAGTGGAATTCTATGGAATTCTTTCTATAGTGGAATTCCCTTATTTATTAATTCCCTATTCTAGTGGGAATTAATATCCCTTATTATTAGGAAATTCTGTCCTTAAGGGATGatttccttcctttcttttcttctccacTCAGCTGAGTGGCTTATTTACTAATTCCCTATTCTAGTGGGGATCAATATCCCTTATTACACCTCCGCTACTACAGCCACCACTTACATAatttaaaccctaatcctaattaCCCTAGGTACGTAACATTTTCCTagtcaaattttttatgttggTTTCGACATGTTGgaggaaaatttgatttttagttggccagaattttttttttgatttttagttGGCCAGAAATAATTGATTCTTTTTGGGAAATTTTATGAGTGAGTTtgagtaaataaataaaggatgtTCGAAAATTAATTTATCTCAAGTTGGTACGAATAATTTCATATATGCTATTCAGAATTATATTATGATTGGTTGCAAGTTGTTTCTCTTTTGGTATCAATTTGTTTTGCTATTGAGAAGGATAGGATGGAAAGAATTGATTGGACATCCAAAAGGTAAGGACAATTTGATTTCGAATTCTCTTCAACCTAGGGAGAATGATGCAAGCCATTTTAAGAGCAAGTCAGTCCTACTAAAATGGCCATATCTCAAGATTCTAATAGTGGATGAAGACAACTTGGTGGCGTTGAAAATCTTATTCAAAGgtctaaaaatttatatttcacGAAGATTTCTAAATTCTAACATTTACTAAGTCACAACTGTTTGTCAATTGGAATAACAAAATATGTATCAGGAAGGTCAGTAGATGTCTCGGTCAAACCTCAATCAACCGAGATGACTAGGTCCCTTTGGTACTAATTCCCGAGAGCTTCAGTCAAACCTTGATCGACCGAGATTGTTTTAATAGCGTTTTTTTCGTGTGAAGTCAAAGCTTGAGCGACCAAGCTTAAGACTCAGTCGACCGAGTTGCGATAGGTTATTTATTGTCTTCTGTTTTTCTCAGGCCTGCAACCCTAATTCTATTTAAATCTCGTAAGGACGGCTTGGCAGCCAGTTTATGTTGTGTATCTCAGTTTTTCAATAAGAAACACTCTATgagttatttttcttcttttttcctgcaAATccttgattttcttgtttttcataGAAGAATTGTAAGTTGTGTGTCAATTCTGCGACCCACTACACCACGATGCATCAATTGATAATGATGCAGGCCAATTTACAAGGAGGCCATTCCTACTAAAACGGTCATATCTTGTGATTCTAATATTGGATGAAAACAATCTTGGTGGCATTAGAAAACTAATTCAAAACGCTACAAATCAAATTTCACGAAGATTTCTAAACTCCAACATTTACTAGGTCAAAATTGTTCGTCAATTGGAATACGCAAAATCTATTTTATGAAGCTCGGTAGATGTCTCAATCGACCGAGATGGCCAAGTCAACCAAGATGGCCTAGTTCCTTTGGTACTAATTCTCAAGGGCCTCGATCAATGCCTCAATAGAAGTTCGATCAACCGAGGATGTTCCCTAGGGTTTTTGTCATGCAGTCAAAGCAAGATCGACCGAGTTGCGGCAAATTAATTGTCTTCTGTTTTTCTCACGGTTTCAAGCctattttatgttgtttatctcagtttttcaataaaaaaactctagaagtgatttttcttctgttttcctGCAAATCCTTGAATTTTCTTGGTTTTATGGAAGAATTGTGAGTTTTGTGTTTGTTAATTCTGTGACCCACTTCACCACGCTGCATCACATTTTCAAGATTACACAACCCGTTGATAtggtaaaattatattttacttaCTAAATGCAAAGTTTAGAGTAGGTAACAAAACCAGCTTTAACACACAAACATACGTTACAAGTTTGAAACAATATTCCATAATGTTATATTTACATACTAAAAGCAAAGTTCAGAGTAGGTAACAAGACCAGCTTTCACACACGAACATACATTACAAGTTTTATCTAAAATCACCAATACCCAATTTTtactatcaaaaaacaaaataccaaTGTCCAATGTAAACTCAAGCCTAGTTTCTCGTCAACTATTAAAGTGTGCACTTGACATAAAGCTTTCAAAGAATTACTAGAACATTTCTACAATTAATATCAGCTTGAACCAGAATATATTTCTACTTCCGGCACCAATAGAGCAAATCATCAAGCTATTTTACAATGCAACTCAATTACGTTCACATTGCCATGCTAAATCAAACAGAACTATTATATGAATACCTGCAATTTCCGGTGGCGAACCAACCCATTACCATTCCGCTGCACTTCCTCATCCTCTGGAATCGCATCAAGGACAGCATGCCTCACCGGCTTCCGCCTTGGACTCATCTGAATCGTTTTCGTCAATATCACCGGCACCCCAGAGCAACACCCGGCAATATAAACCTCGAACGACGGCGCCGAAACCCCGAGCTTCGGCTGAAAAAATGCGGACGAACCCGAACCAATTGACGCAGCCATATAACAGTCCATGCTCCACCCGGTCCTCGCGTCGTTGTCCAAGCCCGAACACCCGTTGCCCCAATTCGTCTCCATTCGCTCCAGAGACCCGCACAGAATCAAGTCCTCGTTCTCGTGGACCTCGAACTCGACCCCGCCGGTGACCCGGACGCTATCGGTGCTCACGTAGGTCACCTCGGACGAGTCCTTGTCGACTCGGTCGCGCCGGAGGGTCAGCGATGCAGATTCCGAGGCCGGAATCCTGGAATTGTTGATCTCAAGCAAGACACCAATCTCGCGGCGGAGGTGGCGGAGCGTGAGGTGACTCGGAACGCTGTCGATCACGCACGGAGCGATCCGCACGTAGAAGAGCCGGATTTCGAACCCCGCCGAGTGGTTCAGATACGGTCCGTTTGAGAAACCGTACGAATTCGAGATCGCCATTGACGGTTCCTTGTCCAATTGTTCCATAAATCCCTGGAACTtgaaatttcaagaaaattagGGCTCTGAAAGCAATCACCGGAAGTTAGACGTTTGGAAACATTGGAagattctcttctcttcttctccaattttggatttctttttttgaaaggaCCAATTTTGGATTTCTGGAAAACAATATTGAAAGAAAACGGAAACAAATTACTGCCGACAAGCGATCACTAGTCAAGGGTTTTTGATCGAATGGTGAGGGAGAGGGTTTTGGTTTCTCTGATTTTGTCGGTTTGCGGAGATATTCGTTCGAGAAGGAGTCAAAACACTGGAAAAGTGGAACTACACGCGTCGTTTTGGCGGTTTTGAGCTGGAGTTAACGACGGCTAAACGGCGTCTAGAGTTTTAGGCCCAAGTTTGGATGGGCCTTTAGAGCTTTGCACCATCCCATTCATCGGTGGTACATAGCGCAGGGTTTGGGCCTTGTTTGGTTTCATTCTACCAAAGCCCAGCCCGCTCAGATCGCCTACAAGCCTACAAACATGAGGGACTTCCacaattttttaatgaataaaataatcgGGGGGCGGCAAGCATTACAAATGGTTGGTGTTatttgaataaatttaaaaaattaaaaaaataatgcacGCTCATTACTTTCTTATCTTTTAGACTAAATTGTTATAGATTCATCATTGAAAATTGGAGAAGCCTTTTTATAGATTCTTTGAATATTGGAGAAACCTTACTCTTGGAGAAGCCATTGAACTACATTGTTATAGATTCACCGTTGAAAATTGAAGAAGCCATTTTATACTTGAATATAAAAGACTTTTGGTCTTTCATATATTTTAggagtaattacttttttctttccattAACTACCGATTATAATCAACATGCTACTATGAACTGATCGACACCACGATCAAAAAAGAGTATGCAACTACTATTTTTGTACCTTtaccccccttccgtcagttaaaTTCGTGAAAAAACTTAAATACCATAattcaagtttcaaatttacatataataccttaaaattaaacaatttaaaaaattaaaagaggaaaaaaaaaaaaaggaaaaggaaaagagaggggGTGGATGGCACTAGTAGCCACCCcctctattctttttttaataaaaatatttttttttattaattgttagagaacatttttgtctttaaacaaaatttaaagtcTAAAAATTGAATATTCCATCCAATTTAATGAGATTCTCTAATAAAATGGGGGTAAAGGTACAAAAATGGTAATTACATGCTCTCTTTTAGTCTATGTGTCAATTTGTGataacatgttgacaatgaccaATAGTTTatgagaaaaaatatattaccCCTATATTTTATCTATGCATAGATTAATAATGAGGACGACAACGatataacaacaacaaaaaaaaaaaatatataaaaaaaaaattagtattgtTTATTCTTAGGTTATGAATTGGATTAGGGTCAAGGTTTATTCTTTACATATTGTTCAAGTTTCCCAAGAAATGGCTAAGTTGTTCCTAAACcatatttaatataatttttagggcTACATAATTCTAGCTGTTCTTTCTCAATGTTGGGGGGTCTCTCTCTCAAGAATAAGGCTGCATTGTCTTCTTGGTTTGCCctactaccttttttttttttttttttttttccattaataAATTCTtactttaaaacaaaaaaacaaaagcacatAGTCACAGCTACTAATTATGAAATATAAG carries:
- the LOC133863791 gene encoding C-terminal binding protein AN; this encodes MEQLDKEPSMAISNSYGFSNGPYLNHSAGFEIRLFYVRIAPCVIDSVPSHLTLRHLRREIGVLLEINNSRIPASESASLTLRRDRVDKDSSEVTYVSTDSVRVTGGVEFEVHENEDLILCGSLERMETNWGNGCSGLDNDARTGWSMDCYMAASIGSGSSAFFQPKLGVSAPSFEVYIAGCCSGVPVILTKTIQMSPRRKPVRHAVLDAIPEDEEVQRNGNGLVRHRKLQITESEADDYESDGKLGHGFYSEDMYVGEDGQLSWFNAGVRVGVGIGLGMCLGIGIGVGLLMRSYQATTRNFRRSTNNLRSSTAMSHRNNPAPPLPLVVALNCIEDCALEQDSLAGVAGVEHVPLGRLAEGKIESAAAVLLHSLAYLPRAAQRRLRPYQLILCLGSADRSVDSALASDLGLRLVHVDASRAEEIADTVMALFLGLLRRTHLLSRQTLSASGWLGSVQPLCRGMRRCRGLVLGIVGRSASARSLATRSLAFKMSVLYFDVHEVKGKVSRSSITFPPAARRMDTLNDLLAASDLVSLHCALTNETVQIINAECLQHIKPGAFIVNTGSSQLLDDCVVKQLLIDGTIAGCALDGAEGPQWMEAWVKEMPNVLILPRSADYSEEVWMEIREKAISMLQTFFFDGVVPKNAFSDEEEEESEIGDENEQSDKQDKESALQGSVSEQLTDDVHASPESSQKKGPNKSKESPISHQVSGLSQSTATRSEGRRSRSGKKAKKRHTRQKSQQKSDDPSVLEKENTLLREDDAAMSGTDQALSSSSRFASPEESRNRKTPVESMQESTSGQLSKSSKKLSGKSDELLKDGYVVALYARDRPALHVSRQRVKGGGWFLDTMSNVTKRDPAAQFLVAFRSKDTIGLRSFAAGGKLLQINRRMEFVFASHSFDVWESWMLEGPLDECRLVNCRNPSAVLDVRIEVLAAVEEDDGVTRWLD